CGCACTGAGCAAGCCGAAATCCACCCCGGCGGAGTCCATCGCGGACACGGTGGCCTCGATCGGGATCTCCTGATCGGGCATCGCCCCGCCGGTCCAGCGCCGCAGGGACGCCAGCATGTCGTCGGCCAGGAAACGGCGGGTCGGGTGCTGCATCCACACGTCGATGGTCATCGTCCCCACCGTAGCCACGGGTTCATGCGGTGGCGGCCACTCCGGCGACCAACAGGTCCAGCAGGCGCCCGGTCTGCTCGGGTGAGGCGCTGGTCAAGAAGATGCCGATCAAATTCGACACCACATCGTCGGCCCGCACGTCCGCGCGCAGGCTGCCGTCCTCGGCGCCGGTCCGCAACAGCAGATCGACCGCACCGACGATGCGCTCGCGGGTCTCATTGGGCTCCATCGCACCGGACTCGACGACGGCCCGCAGCGATTCCGCCATGCCGCGCTTGGCCGCGACGAAGGCGGCGTAGCGATCCATCCAGCGCCGCAGCGCGACCTTGGGCGGGTGGCCCGCGAGCAGCTTTTCGGCCATCGCCGCGACGTCGCCCAGCTCGGCGCGGTAGACGGCCTCGACCAACGCCTCGCGATTGGGAAAGTGCCGGTAGAGCGTGCCGATCCCCACCCCGGCGTCGCGGGCGATCGACTCCAGCGGCACCGGGCTCCCGTCGGAGCCGCCGAACGCCGCGGCGGCGGCGGCCAGGAGCCGCTCGCGGTTGCGGCGCGCATCGGCACGACATTTCCCGGCCAAAGCGGAGGAACCTCCGTTTCTGCTACGCTGACCAAGCGGAGGGTCCTCCGCTAACCACCAGTGTCTCACTTCCCGCTGACAGGAGCACCATGACCGACCAGATCCCGCCCGGCGGCTCCGGCCGCATCGGCACACAGCAGGTGGCGCGCATCGGCTACGGCGCCATGCAGCTCGACGAGAGAATCGCAGACGAGGACGCCGTGGCGGTGCTGCACCGCGCCCTGGAACTCGGCGTCAACCACATCGACACCGCGTCGTTCTACGCCGGCGGCGAGGTCAACCACCGCATCCGCACGGCGCTCGCGCCCTACCGCGACGACCTCGTCATCGTCAGCAAGGTCGGCGCCGCCTACACCGGCGTCGGCCCCGTTCCGCTGACCGCCGCCCAGAAACCGGCCGAACTACGCGCCGCCGTCGAAAACGACCTGCGCCAACTGGGGCTGGACACCATGTCGGTGGTCAACCTGCGGCGCTACGACCTGGGGCCCGCACCGGTCCCCGAGGGCGACCAGAACGTCGACCTCGACGATCAGCTGGCCGAGATGATCGCGCTGCGCGACGAGGGCAAGATCGCCGCGATCGGCATCAGCAGTGTGGGCCTGGATGTGGTGCAGCGGGCGCTGCCGGCCGGGATCGTGTGCGTGCAGAACGCCTACAGCCTGCTGGACCGCTCGCAGGAGGAGACGCTGGACTTCTGCGCCGACGAAGGCATCGCCTGGGTGCCCTACTTCCCGCTGGGCTCGGCGTTCCCCGGCTTACCGAAGGTCACCGACAACGAGACAGTCCGTGAGATCGCCGGCGACCTCGGCGCCACCCCGGCCCAGATCGGCCTGGCCTGGCTGCTGACCACCTCGGCGAACACCTTGCTGATCCCGGGCACCGGATCGATCGCGCATCTGGAGCAGAACATGGCGGTGGCCGACATCGTGCTCAGCGACGACGCCATCGCCCGCCTGGATGCCGTCACCGCCCCGGGGCAGGGCCCGGATTACGCCGCGAGCCTGCGCGAAGCGCTTCGGGAAGCCTCGGCGACCTGACCTCGCCGCCGGGTACCGTCGCGGTGTGAGCAGGGGCAAGCCGGTCCGACCGCCATGGTGGCTGAAGCCGGCGAACAAGATCTTCATCCAGATGTCCCGGCTGGGTTTGCGGTTCGGCGGCGAGAGCCCGGTCGTGCTGACGGTGCCGGGCCGCAAGTCCGGGCAGCCCCGCTCGACACCGGTCACCCCGATGCTCGTCGACGGCGTCGAATACGTCGTCGGCGGTTTCCCGGGCGCGGACTGGGTGGCCAATGTGCGCGCGGCCGGGCAGGCCACCGTGGCCCGCGGCCGGCGTCGTGAGCGAGTGCGGATCGTCGAGCTCGGCGTCGACGAGGCACGGCCGCTGCTGCGCCTCTGGCCGAGTGAGGTGCCCACCGGTGTCGGCTTCATGAAACGATCCGGACTGATCACCCACGGGCGCCCCGAGGAGTTCGAAGCACTCGCCGGGGTGTGCCCGGTGTTCCGCTTCGAGCCGATCCAGAATGGAGTTCACCAGCCTTGAGCAGCAACCCGTTTGACGAGAGCATTTGGCGGCCGGTGGACGGCTTCGCCGATCTGACCGACATCACCTACCACCGCCACGTCACCGACGCCACGGTGCGGGTGGCGTTCAACCGCCCCGAGGTGCGCAACGCGTTTCGCCCGCACACCGTCGACGAGCTGTACCAGGCGCTCGATCACGCCCGGATGTCTTCGGACGTCGGCGTGGTGCTGCTGACCGGCAACGGGCCGTCGGCCAAGGACGGCGGCTGGGCGTTCTGCTCCGGCGGCGACCAACGCATCCGCGGCCGCAGCGGCTACCAGTACGCCTCGGGAGAGACCGCCGACACCGTCGATGCCGCCCGGGCCGGGCGCCTGCACATTCTGGAGGTGCAACGGCTGATCCGGTTCATGCCCAAGCCGGTGATCGCCCTGGTCAACGGTTGGGCGGCCGGCGGCGGGCACAGCCTGCACGTGGTGTGCGACCTGACCCTGGCCAGCCGCGAGCACGCGAGGTTCAAGCAGACCGACGCCGACGTCGGCAGCTTCGACGGCGGGTACGGCTCGGCGTATCTGGCCCGGCAGGTGGGCCAGAAGTTCGCCCGCGAAGTCTTCTTTCTGGGCCGGGCCTACACCGCCGAGCAGATGCACGCCATGGGCGCGGTCAACGAGGTGGTCGACCACGCCGAACTGGAGGCCACCGGCGTGCAGTGGGCCAGGGAGATCAATGGCAAATCACCTCAGGCCCAACGCATGTTGAAGTTCGCCTTCAACCTGCTCGACGACGGGCTGGTGGGCCAGCAGCTGTTCGCCGGCGAGGCCACCCGGCTGGCCTACATGACCGACGAGGCCGTCGAGGGCCGCGATGCGTTCCTGCAGAAGCGCGACCCGGACTGGAGCTCATTCCCGCGCTACTTCTGAGCGGGCGCTTCGCCGAGGCTGCGGTTGGCGTCAAGAAGTGCGAGTGGGCTTCGCGGCAACTACAGGCTCGACGCATCCGGCACCCCGCATAGAGTGTCTATCCATGAGCAAAAGCCCTTTACGCCGCCTGACCGAGGCGGTCGCCCTGGCCGCGATGCGCCCGCCCGTCGCGCCGCAGCTACTGGCGTATCGACCGCTGGCCAAACCGGTCGAGCTGCGCGGCAAGCGGGTGCTGCTCACTGGCGCATCGTCGGGCATCGGCGAGGCCGCGGCCGAACTGTTCGCCGCCCAGGGCGCAACCGTGGTAGCCGCGGCCCGGCGCAAGGACCTGCTCGACGAGGTGGTGGGCCGGATCACCGCCACCGGCGGCAACGCGATCGCGATCGCGTGCGACCTGTCCGACATGGACGCCGTGGACGCGCTGGCCGCCGACGTCGAAAAGCGGCTCGGCGGGGTGGACATCCTGGTCAACAACGCCGGCCGGTCCATCCGGCGACCGCTGGCCGAATCACTGGACCGCTGGCACGACGTCGAGCGGACCATGACGCTGAACTACTACTCGCCGCTGCGGCTGATCCGCGCGATCGCGCCGGGCATGTTCGAGCGCGGCGACGGGCACATCATCAACGTCGCCACCTGGGGCGTGATGACCGAGGCCTCACCGCTGTTCGCGGTGTACAACGCCTCCAAGACGGCGCTGTCGGCGGTCAGCCGCGTCATCGAAACCGAGTGGGCCGGCAAAGGTGTGCATTCCACCACGCTGTACTACCCGCTGGTGGCGACCCCGATGATCGCGCCGACCAAGGCGTTCCGGAACCGGCCCGCGCTGACGGCACACGAGGCAGCCGAATGGATGATCACCGCGGCGCGCAGCCGGCCGGTACGGATCGCCCCGCGGATCGCGGTGACCGCGCGTGCCCTGGACGTGATGGCGCCGGGCCTGGTCACCACGGTCATGCAACGCGGTACGTGATAGACACGAGGTCATGGAGATCCTGGCCAGCCGGGTGCTGCTCCGACCGGCCGACTACCAACGCTCGCTGCGGTTCTACCGCGACGAGCTCGGACTGGCGATCGCCCGCGACTACGGCGCCGGGATGGTGTTCTACGCCGGACAGTCGCTGATCGAGCTTGCCGGGCACGGCAACCCGGAGAGCGCCGACGCACCGTTTCCGGGGGCCCTGTGGCTGCAGGTGCGCGATGTCGCCGCCACCCAGTCCGAGCTGGAGAGCCGCGGCGTCGCAATCGCCCGCACCGCCCGCCGGGAACCGTGGGGATTGCATGAGATGCATGTCACTGACCCCGACGGCATCACCCTGATTTTCGTGGAGGTTCCCGCTGATCACCCGCTACGGCGGGATGCCCGCCAGGACAAACGTGCAAAACCGGAAAGTTAACGGCAGGCGAACAGTTGAAAACGTCTCGAAGTACACCGGCGTTTCGCGAGCGTGATCGTTAGACAACGGCACCCCCGCCCGCCAGAATTGGCGCTGTGATGCTCTCGTGAGCCTTGATCTGTTCCTTTTGATCATCGTGGTGGTCACGGCGCTCGCCTTCGACTTCACCAACGGCTTTCATGACACCGGCAACGCGATGGCGACATCGATCGCCAGTGGTGCGCTCAAGCCCAAGGCCGCGGTCACCCTCTCGGCGTGCTTGAACCTGATCGGAGCATTCCTGTCGACCGCGGTCGCGGCGACGATCGCCAAGGGCCTGGTCGACGCCCACCTGGTGAGCCTGGAGCTGGTCTTCGCCGGTCTGGTCGGCGGCATCGTCTGGAACCTGCTGACCTGGCTGCTGGGAATCCCGTCCAGTTCCTCACACGCCCTGATCGGTGGCATCGTGGGGGCGATGATCGCCGCCGTCGGCGCCCACGGGGTGATCTGGAGTGGCGTGGTCTCCAAGGTGCTGGTCCCGGCGGTGGTCGCCACCGTGATCGCCGCCCTCATCGCCACGGTCGGCACCTGGCTGGTCTACCGCATCACCCGCAACGTCGACGAGAAGCATGCCGAGAAGGTGTTCCAGCGCGGCCAGATCGGCTCGGCCGCACTGGTCTCGCTGGCGCACGGCACCAACGACGCGCAGAAGACCATGGGCGTGATCTTCCTGGCCTTGATGTCCTACGGCGCGGTGAGCACGTCGGCGACGC
This is a stretch of genomic DNA from Mycolicibacter terrae. It encodes these proteins:
- a CDS encoding 1,4-dihydroxy-2-naphthoyl-CoA synthase, which codes for MSSNPFDESIWRPVDGFADLTDITYHRHVTDATVRVAFNRPEVRNAFRPHTVDELYQALDHARMSSDVGVVLLTGNGPSAKDGGWAFCSGGDQRIRGRSGYQYASGETADTVDAARAGRLHILEVQRLIRFMPKPVIALVNGWAAGGGHSLHVVCDLTLASREHARFKQTDADVGSFDGGYGSAYLARQVGQKFAREVFFLGRAYTAEQMHAMGAVNEVVDHAELEATGVQWAREINGKSPQAQRMLKFAFNLLDDGLVGQQLFAGEATRLAYMTDEAVEGRDAFLQKRDPDWSSFPRYF
- a CDS encoding aldo/keto reductase; translated protein: MTDQIPPGGSGRIGTQQVARIGYGAMQLDERIADEDAVAVLHRALELGVNHIDTASFYAGGEVNHRIRTALAPYRDDLVIVSKVGAAYTGVGPVPLTAAQKPAELRAAVENDLRQLGLDTMSVVNLRRYDLGPAPVPEGDQNVDLDDQLAEMIALRDEGKIAAIGISSVGLDVVQRALPAGIVCVQNAYSLLDRSQEETLDFCADEGIAWVPYFPLGSAFPGLPKVTDNETVREIAGDLGATPAQIGLAWLLTTSANTLLIPGTGSIAHLEQNMAVADIVLSDDAIARLDAVTAPGQGPDYAASLREALREASAT
- a CDS encoding VOC family protein, whose product is MEILASRVLLRPADYQRSLRFYRDELGLAIARDYGAGMVFYAGQSLIELAGHGNPESADAPFPGALWLQVRDVAATQSELESRGVAIARTARREPWGLHEMHVTDPDGITLIFVEVPADHPLRRDARQDKRAKPES
- a CDS encoding inorganic phosphate transporter, which gives rise to MSLDLFLLIIVVVTALAFDFTNGFHDTGNAMATSIASGALKPKAAVTLSACLNLIGAFLSTAVAATIAKGLVDAHLVSLELVFAGLVGGIVWNLLTWLLGIPSSSSHALIGGIVGAMIAAVGAHGVIWSGVVSKVLVPAVVATVIAALIATVGTWLVYRITRNVDEKHAEKVFQRGQIGSAALVSLAHGTNDAQKTMGVIFLALMSYGAVSTSATLPPLWVIVSCALAMAAGTYTGGWRIIRTLGKGLVEIKPPQGMAAESAAAAVILLSSHFGYSLSTTQVATGSVLGSGVGKPGAQVRWAVAGRMVSAWLVTLPMAGGVGAGAYGIVHGIGGYLGISVGVAMLITAVLAIWLRSRRARIDHHNVNAEWEGSLTGGLTDIDAHVPAPAQSPLVEQALRTAFEPDPEVPQLTIVTGDQPAAREVVRS
- a CDS encoding TetR/AcrR family transcriptional regulator, which produces MAGKCRADARRNRERLLAAAAAAFGGSDGSPVPLESIARDAGVGIGTLYRHFPNREALVEAVYRAELGDVAAMAEKLLAGHPPKVALRRWMDRYAAFVAAKRGMAESLRAVVESGAMEPNETRERIVGAVDLLLRTGAEDGSLRADVRADDVVSNLIGIFLTSASPEQTGRLLDLLVAGVAATA
- a CDS encoding SDR family oxidoreductase, whose amino-acid sequence is MSKSPLRRLTEAVALAAMRPPVAPQLLAYRPLAKPVELRGKRVLLTGASSGIGEAAAELFAAQGATVVAAARRKDLLDEVVGRITATGGNAIAIACDLSDMDAVDALAADVEKRLGGVDILVNNAGRSIRRPLAESLDRWHDVERTMTLNYYSPLRLIRAIAPGMFERGDGHIINVATWGVMTEASPLFAVYNASKTALSAVSRVIETEWAGKGVHSTTLYYPLVATPMIAPTKAFRNRPALTAHEAAEWMITAARSRPVRIAPRIAVTARALDVMAPGLVTTVMQRGT
- a CDS encoding nitroreductase family deazaflavin-dependent oxidoreductase — encoded protein: MSRGKPVRPPWWLKPANKIFIQMSRLGLRFGGESPVVLTVPGRKSGQPRSTPVTPMLVDGVEYVVGGFPGADWVANVRAAGQATVARGRRRERVRIVELGVDEARPLLRLWPSEVPTGVGFMKRSGLITHGRPEEFEALAGVCPVFRFEPIQNGVHQP